One Candidatus Cybelea sp. genomic region harbors:
- a CDS encoding SCO family protein, producing the protein MVRILALTLLLAVTLGPVACSGGRSAPDFALQSDRSTPWQLTAQRGKAVLLTFGFTHCADTCPMILARLVRATAALGARAGSVEIAFVTVDPSRDTAPVLHRFVNRFAQPGVDIVGLTGTPSQIAAAETAYHVWSAKLHAHKGGYDVAHSAAIFVIDPSGRFHDVLDDEDNEGTVVAALQKALG; encoded by the coding sequence ATGGTCCGCATTCTCGCGCTCACGCTGCTGTTGGCGGTGACGCTCGGTCCGGTCGCCTGCAGCGGCGGACGGAGCGCCCCCGATTTCGCGCTCCAGAGCGATCGCTCCACGCCGTGGCAACTCACCGCACAGCGCGGCAAGGCCGTGCTCCTGACCTTTGGTTTTACGCACTGCGCCGACACCTGTCCGATGATCCTGGCGCGTTTGGTACGCGCGACGGCGGCCCTCGGCGCGCGCGCCGGCAGCGTCGAGATCGCCTTCGTCACGGTCGATCCGTCGCGCGACACGGCGCCGGTGCTGCATCGCTTCGTCAATCGTTTCGCGCAGCCGGGCGTCGACATCGTCGGCTTGACCGGGACGCCGTCGCAGATTGCCGCGGCCGAAACTGCCTATCACGTTTGGTCGGCAAAGCTGCACGCACATAAAGGCGGGTACGACGTCGCGCATTCGGCCGCGATCTTTGTCATCGATCCAAGCGGCCGATTCCACGACGTGCTCGACGACGAGGATAACGAAGGCACCGTCGTCGCCGCGCTGCAGAAGGCGCTCGGATGA
- a CDS encoding TlpA family protein disulfide reductase yields MTRRPILLATAAIVVVIAVAALLVYNAGSSHGSVQTASQAPIVGKAALNQTAPPFEVSTTAGLFDLRKTQKPVFLEVFATWCPHCQRMTSVVDRLYAAYHKRVDFVAVSGSDTAMDGTSSSSQRDVLDWVKRFDVKYPVGYDPILNVANLYLQGGFPTFAVIGSDKKIRYLADGEISYNDLQNGLKKVLR; encoded by the coding sequence ATGACGCGCCGTCCGATTCTTCTGGCGACCGCGGCGATCGTCGTCGTGATCGCCGTCGCGGCGCTGCTCGTCTACAACGCCGGATCGTCGCACGGATCGGTCCAGACGGCCTCGCAGGCCCCGATTGTCGGCAAGGCAGCGCTCAACCAGACGGCCCCGCCATTCGAAGTGTCGACGACCGCCGGCCTCTTCGACCTGAGAAAAACGCAAAAACCGGTCTTTCTCGAAGTCTTCGCGACCTGGTGCCCGCACTGCCAGCGGATGACGTCGGTCGTCGACCGTCTTTATGCCGCCTACCACAAGCGTGTCGACTTCGTCGCCGTCTCCGGCAGCGATACTGCGATGGACGGTACCTCGTCGTCCTCGCAGCGCGACGTGCTCGATTGGGTGAAGCGCTTCGACGTCAAGTATCCGGTCGGCTACGATCCGATCCTTAACGTCGCAAACCTCTATCTCCAGGGCGGCTTCCCAACGTTCGCAGTCATCGGCTCCGACAAAAAAATACGATATCTCGCCGACGGCGAGATATCGTACAACGATCTGCAGAACGGGCTAAAAAAGGTGCTGCGCTAA
- a CDS encoding TonB-dependent receptor produces MRLATSLVLFLTFIAQGPSAVAGVTGGITGTVVDSDSGAPIAGARVTASSPSQTATSTTDASGHFGFLTLAPDTYTITADKSQYQSESVPGQIVFADTVQTVRVSLPKALKTIGRVTAAAAGSLVKSGTTADIYSINASTQHAASALGGGGNLNSAYSAISTVPGAYVVPNQSGYYDTVHIRGGDFDQVGYEFDGVPVNRSFDNYPSGAASSLGNAEVQVYTGANPANSEGQGLAGYINQVIRTGTFPGSADGQLGIGTPTFYHRAMIEAGGATPDRNLSYYFGVAGYNQAFRYVNDQNGSNYDNWLGAPLAPLNTPNAGQYAEGGYFLGPFNWMNFAQIASRDVVANIHIGIPHKNDAGRDDVQILWDSSYLSNSFYSSNNDIASPQCSSNLTGAQCWGAINPITTLGLAPNLHAGETPPWIDGLSWNCMTQVGKTFSQSGLTGIGPSCTSKYFYPFSSQNRPWSDFATGSSYGFVPDSNRDSSQNQQEIVKLQYTKNFGSTAFFRIYGYTYYSTWDLVGPQCTSFFYLCPTAPDYELSSHTRGISAEFQDQLNEQNLLTIQGSYVTASTIRDNNTQMFNNFPAFGGPNRTNAAVVVNAADPYGGYCYGPAPKTGPNEPVTCNPGEGQAQVVTWDQLYEPNVKNNAPGALPSNCVDPRVPGKTACTYLMAENGQYATYNNVQPKFGSASLTDQFRPNDKVLINLGLRLDSFTFDGLNGDINGNGGIARQFWYNAYNRDTCVSALTGVPEDKADLGLAPTSACPSGFHAAALVNQAYQSFTFNEWQPRFSGTYTVSPNTVIRASFGRYTEAPNTAYEIYNTLQNDLPFTLLGPNLYPYGRTSPGLPVEPPTSLNYDVSLEQHLKGTDWSFKITPFLRQTQDQVQNFFLNQQTGFISGLNVGSQRSEGFEFQAQKGDFSRNGISGLLSFAYTNSYTKYGVLSNGTTIISPINATISNYNAYTKACAKGGSFTGRSQFGIPLCGTIGSGGIPAAKCYFMGSPSPCNKPGAVINPYWNAPAQNFLDPGQNFAPYDIFPAGIGSSVNAFNSPYVGSLVLNYRHDKFAVTPSLQFQGGGKYGAPETTPGIDPADAGCSPLVGSHRYDASTCPAALVIPDPFTGVFDDLGSFTQPNEFMFNFQAEYDVSPRITLTAVLANIVNTCWGGTSKQWTYTDSNICSYGVVGGGLIPPVGNAFNPPGSVSATNGKNAATKIQQFLLYPYEPNLGPYLVSGLNNSVKAPFQAYFMANIKL; encoded by the coding sequence ATGCGCCTCGCCACCTCTCTGGTTCTCTTCCTCACCTTCATTGCTCAAGGCCCGTCGGCAGTCGCCGGCGTCACCGGTGGTATCACCGGGACCGTCGTCGATAGCGATAGCGGGGCTCCGATTGCCGGTGCCCGCGTAACGGCTAGCAGTCCGTCGCAAACTGCGACCTCGACGACCGACGCGTCCGGCCACTTCGGGTTTTTGACGCTCGCGCCGGACACGTACACGATCACCGCCGATAAAAGCCAGTATCAATCCGAAAGCGTGCCGGGTCAGATCGTTTTTGCCGACACGGTCCAGACGGTTCGCGTGAGCCTGCCAAAGGCGTTGAAAACGATCGGCCGCGTAACCGCCGCTGCGGCGGGCTCGCTGGTGAAATCCGGAACAACCGCCGACATCTACTCGATCAACGCGTCGACACAGCACGCGGCATCCGCCCTCGGCGGCGGTGGTAACCTCAACTCGGCCTACTCGGCAATCTCGACCGTACCGGGAGCCTATGTCGTCCCGAACCAAAGCGGATACTACGACACCGTTCACATTCGCGGCGGCGACTTCGACCAAGTAGGTTATGAATTCGACGGCGTTCCCGTCAACCGCTCGTTCGACAATTATCCATCGGGCGCGGCCTCGTCGCTCGGAAACGCCGAAGTTCAGGTTTACACCGGCGCGAACCCGGCGAACTCCGAAGGCCAAGGCCTCGCGGGGTACATCAACCAGGTCATCCGCACCGGTACCTTCCCCGGCTCGGCTGACGGACAGCTGGGCATCGGCACGCCGACGTTCTACCATCGGGCGATGATCGAAGCCGGCGGCGCGACGCCCGACCGGAACCTTTCGTACTACTTCGGCGTCGCCGGGTACAACCAGGCCTTCCGCTACGTCAACGATCAGAACGGCTCCAACTACGACAACTGGCTTGGTGCGCCGCTCGCTCCGCTGAACACGCCCAACGCCGGCCAGTACGCGGAAGGCGGCTACTTCTTAGGGCCGTTCAACTGGATGAACTTCGCGCAGATCGCCTCGCGCGACGTCGTCGCCAACATTCACATCGGCATCCCGCATAAAAACGACGCGGGCCGCGACGACGTGCAGATCCTTTGGGACAGCTCCTATCTTTCGAACTCGTTCTATAGCTCGAACAACGACATTGCCTCGCCGCAATGCTCGTCGAACCTTACCGGTGCGCAGTGCTGGGGCGCGATCAACCCGATCACGACCCTTGGTCTTGCACCGAACCTGCACGCCGGCGAGACACCGCCGTGGATTGACGGCCTTTCCTGGAACTGTATGACGCAGGTCGGGAAGACGTTCAGCCAATCCGGATTGACGGGGATCGGACCGTCGTGCACCTCGAAGTACTTCTATCCGTTCAGCAGTCAGAACCGTCCGTGGTCGGATTTCGCGACCGGCAGCTCGTACGGATTCGTCCCCGACTCCAACCGCGATTCTTCGCAGAACCAGCAAGAGATCGTGAAGCTGCAGTACACGAAGAACTTCGGCTCGACGGCGTTCTTCCGTATCTACGGCTACACGTACTACAGCACGTGGGATCTCGTCGGCCCTCAGTGTACCTCGTTCTTCTATCTCTGTCCGACCGCACCGGACTACGAGCTCAGCTCGCACACGCGCGGCATCAGCGCGGAGTTTCAGGATCAGCTCAACGAACAGAACCTTCTGACGATCCAGGGTTCGTACGTTACGGCGAGCACGATCCGCGACAACAACACGCAGATGTTCAACAACTTCCCGGCCTTCGGCGGTCCGAACCGCACGAACGCTGCGGTCGTGGTCAACGCCGCCGATCCATATGGCGGTTACTGCTACGGGCCGGCGCCGAAGACGGGCCCAAACGAGCCGGTTACCTGTAATCCGGGCGAAGGGCAGGCTCAAGTCGTTACCTGGGATCAACTCTACGAGCCCAACGTGAAGAACAACGCGCCGGGGGCGCTACCGTCGAACTGCGTCGACCCGCGCGTTCCCGGGAAGACGGCCTGCACGTACCTTATGGCAGAGAACGGACAGTATGCGACGTATAACAACGTGCAGCCGAAGTTCGGCTCGGCCTCGCTGACCGATCAGTTCCGTCCCAACGACAAGGTCTTGATCAACCTCGGCCTCCGCTTAGACAGCTTTACCTTCGACGGGCTCAACGGCGACATCAACGGCAACGGCGGCATCGCGCGACAGTTCTGGTACAACGCCTACAATCGCGACACGTGCGTAAGCGCTCTGACGGGTGTTCCGGAGGACAAGGCCGATTTGGGGCTCGCCCCGACCTCGGCTTGCCCGAGCGGATTCCACGCCGCGGCGCTCGTAAACCAAGCCTACCAAAGCTTTACCTTTAACGAGTGGCAGCCGCGTTTCAGCGGTACCTATACGGTCAGTCCAAACACGGTGATCCGCGCCTCGTTCGGCCGCTATACGGAAGCTCCGAACACGGCATACGAGATCTACAACACCCTGCAGAACGATCTGCCCTTCACGCTGCTCGGCCCGAACCTGTATCCCTACGGACGCACGTCGCCGGGCCTCCCGGTGGAGCCGCCCACCTCGCTGAACTATGACGTCTCGCTCGAGCAGCATCTCAAGGGCACCGACTGGTCCTTTAAAATCACGCCGTTTTTGCGCCAGACGCAGGACCAGGTACAGAACTTCTTCTTAAATCAGCAGACCGGATTCATCTCCGGCCTCAATGTCGGCAGCCAGCGCAGCGAAGGCTTCGAATTCCAGGCGCAAAAAGGTGACTTCTCGCGCAACGGCATTTCGGGACTGCTCTCCTTCGCCTACACGAACTCGTACACGAAGTACGGCGTCCTTTCCAACGGAACGACGATCATCTCGCCGATCAACGCGACGATCTCGAATTACAATGCCTACACAAAGGCCTGCGCCAAGGGTGGTTCCTTCACCGGCCGCTCGCAGTTCGGCATCCCGCTGTGTGGAACGATCGGCTCGGGCGGCATCCCCGCCGCGAAGTGCTATTTTATGGGTAGCCCCTCGCCGTGCAACAAACCCGGCGCGGTCATCAATCCGTACTGGAATGCACCGGCCCAAAACTTCCTCGATCCGGGCCAGAACTTCGCACCCTACGACATCTTCCCGGCCGGCATCGGCTCCTCGGTGAACGCGTTTAACTCACCGTACGTCGGGAGCTTGGTGCTCAACTACCGCCACGATAAGTTCGCGGTGACGCCCTCGCTGCAGTTCCAGGGCGGCGGCAAGTACGGCGCGCCGGAGACGACGCCCGGCATCGATCCCGCCGATGCCGGCTGCTCACCGCTGGTCGGCAGCCATCGCTACGACGCATCTACCTGCCCGGCCGCACTCGTGATTCCCGATCCGTTTACCGGGGTCTTCGACGACCTCGGCTCGTTCACGCAGCCCAACGAGTTCATGTTCAACTTCCAAGCGGAGTACGACGTCTCGCCGCGGATCACGCTGACCGCGGTCCTGGCGAACATCGTCAACACGTGTTGGGGCGGCACGAGCAAACAGTGGACCTACACCGACAGCAACATCTGCTCGTACGGCGTCGTCGGCGGCGGCCTGATTCCGCCGGTCGGCAACGCGTTCAACCCTCCGGGCAGCGTCTCGGCTACGAACGGAAAGAACGCCGCGACGAAGATCCAGCAGTTTCTGCTCTACCCGTACGAACCGAACCTTGGACCATATTTGGTTTCGGGCCTCAACAACTCGGTTAAGGCTCCGTTCCAAGCCTACTTCATGGCGAACATCAAGCTCTAA
- a CDS encoding sigma-70 family RNA polymerase sigma factor: MERAIEQHGKATYNFAYRLTSNEADARDLTQEAFVRVYKAWKSFKPGTSFRSWIYRIVTNLHRDELRRHKGRYQEEIPDDNELQEFSGSRPLAVAPIDEYVDSQLSEPLSKALEELGSDQRQIVWLADIEEYSYQEIADIVGCTVGTVRSRLHRARGQLRKLVTRHMKSPS, from the coding sequence TTGGAGCGCGCAATCGAGCAGCACGGCAAGGCGACCTATAATTTCGCCTATCGGTTGACTAGCAATGAAGCCGACGCCCGCGACCTCACGCAAGAGGCATTTGTCCGCGTTTACAAGGCCTGGAAAAGCTTCAAGCCCGGCACGTCCTTCCGCTCGTGGATCTATCGAATCGTAACGAATCTGCACCGCGACGAACTTCGCCGTCACAAGGGACGTTATCAAGAGGAGATTCCCGATGACAATGAGCTTCAAGAGTTTTCCGGTTCCCGCCCCCTGGCCGTCGCGCCGATCGATGAGTACGTCGACTCACAGCTCAGCGAGCCGCTGTCGAAGGCGCTTGAAGAGCTCGGCAGCGATCAGCGGCAGATCGTGTGGCTCGCCGACATCGAGGAATACAGCTACCAGGAGATTGCCGACATTGTGGGCTGTACCGTCGGTACCGTGCGATCGCGTCTGCACCGTGCCCGCGGACAGCTCCGCAAACTCGTAACCCGTCATATGAAGTCGCCATCATGA
- the rfaD gene encoding ADP-glyceromanno-heptose 6-epimerase: MEQSRIVVTGGAGLIGSALIWALNRRGIEDILVVDRLDSSEKWKHLVPLRFADYLDADDFADRIAAAQSFGDVGAVFHLGACSSTTESDAGYLLRNNYEYTKNLAHWAVENRARFVYASSAATYGSVEALLSDEADLHTLRPLNAYGYSKHLFDLYAQRTHLADRICGLKYFNVFGPNEDHKGEMRSIVQKAYEQIQAAGSVRLFKSHRPEYRDGEQQRDFIYVKDVVDMTLHLAEADAAGLYNVGSGTPHTWLHLVRPIFHALELPERIEFIEMPQHLRGKYQYYTCANVERLRATGYDRPVTPLADAVTDYVTNYLVKGRPLEISDAPVAAPLKAPS, encoded by the coding sequence TTGGAGCAATCAAGAATCGTCGTCACGGGCGGCGCCGGTCTAATTGGGAGCGCCTTGATTTGGGCGCTCAATCGTCGCGGTATCGAGGATATTCTGGTCGTCGATCGCCTCGACTCTTCGGAGAAGTGGAAGCACCTGGTGCCGCTGCGCTTCGCCGATTATCTCGACGCGGACGATTTTGCCGACCGGATTGCGGCGGCCCAGTCGTTTGGCGACGTCGGGGCGGTCTTCCACCTCGGGGCCTGTTCCTCGACAACCGAGAGCGACGCCGGCTACCTGCTGCGTAACAACTACGAGTACACGAAGAACCTGGCGCATTGGGCGGTGGAGAACCGCGCGCGCTTCGTCTACGCCTCGTCGGCCGCAACGTACGGCAGCGTCGAGGCGCTCCTTTCCGACGAAGCCGATCTGCACACGCTTCGTCCGCTCAACGCCTACGGCTATTCGAAGCACCTCTTCGACCTCTACGCGCAGCGCACGCATCTAGCCGATCGCATCTGCGGCCTGAAGTACTTCAACGTCTTCGGCCCCAACGAAGACCACAAGGGCGAGATGCGCAGCATCGTTCAGAAGGCGTACGAGCAGATCCAGGCGGCCGGCAGCGTCCGGCTCTTCAAGAGCCACCGTCCCGAGTATCGCGACGGCGAGCAGCAGCGCGACTTCATCTACGTTAAAGATGTGGTCGACATGACGCTGCATCTGGCGGAAGCCGACGCCGCCGGACTGTACAACGTCGGCTCCGGAACGCCGCACACGTGGCTGCACCTGGTGCGCCCGATCTTCCATGCGCTCGAACTGCCCGAGCGGATCGAGTTCATCGAGATGCCCCAGCATCTGCGCGGCAAGTATCAATACTACACGTGCGCGAACGTTGAGCGTCTGCGCGCGACCGGCTACGACCGGCCGGTGACGCCGCTTGCCGACGCGGTGACCGATTACGTTACCAACTATCTCGTCAAGGGGCGGCCGCTGGAAATCTCCGACGCGCCGGTCGCCGCACCGCTCAAAGCTCCATCGTAG
- a CDS encoding SCO family protein: MIPVLVALIALVPIHGVVLDARGTGAAIVRTDAVPQMLPSQIRLYSLDPAVRLRSGTSIDALLDESTHPPRLRDALPAGVFAPGLPDPGRVVPIEIGSILPAATLIDSQGRRVTLNRAFAGKTLLLSFVFTRCPDRTLCPAISGKYAYLQGRLDPKNFALAEITLDPPYDSPAVLRAYAAGYGARSESWTLLTGTGSTIQRLLDEFRISSMRLSTDNFLHDDKLFIVAPNGRVASVVETASWDPSSVIAQARSIAGFANNPFERFKLALIADAVAICGGSQFAGIALLELTLFTFLTVVSFVGMWAVARVIWPSRT; the protein is encoded by the coding sequence ATGATTCCCGTGCTCGTCGCCTTGATCGCGCTCGTGCCGATTCACGGCGTCGTTCTCGACGCGCGCGGCACGGGCGCCGCAATCGTCCGTACCGATGCCGTGCCGCAGATGCTGCCCTCGCAAATTCGCCTCTATTCGCTCGACCCGGCGGTGCGTCTGCGCTCCGGCACCAGCATCGATGCGCTTCTCGACGAGTCGACGCACCCGCCGAGGCTGCGCGACGCGCTGCCGGCGGGCGTTTTCGCCCCCGGCCTGCCCGACCCCGGGCGCGTCGTGCCGATCGAGATCGGCAGTATCCTCCCGGCGGCGACGCTGATCGATTCGCAGGGCCGGCGCGTCACGCTCAATCGCGCCTTCGCCGGAAAGACACTGCTGCTTTCGTTTGTCTTTACGCGCTGTCCGGATCGTACGCTCTGCCCCGCGATCAGCGGAAAATACGCGTATCTCCAGGGCCGGCTCGACCCCAAGAACTTCGCTCTTGCCGAGATCACGCTCGATCCGCCATACGATTCGCCTGCAGTCTTGCGAGCGTACGCTGCCGGCTATGGTGCTCGCAGCGAGAGCTGGACGCTGCTAACGGGAACCGGCTCGACGATCCAGCGTCTGCTTGACGAGTTTCGGATCAGCTCGATGCGGCTGAGCACCGACAACTTCCTCCACGATGACAAACTCTTCATCGTCGCGCCCAACGGCCGCGTCGCATCGGTCGTTGAAACGGCGAGCTGGGACCCGAGCTCCGTGATCGCTCAGGCCCGATCGATTGCGGGCTTCGCGAACAACCCATTCGAGCGCTTCAAGCTCGCGCTAATCGCCGACGCGGTCGCGATCTGCGGGGGCAGCCAATTCGCCGGCATCGCGCTGCTGGAGCTCACGCTCTTCACCTTTTTAACGGTCGTCTCGTTCGTGGGGATGTGGGCGGTGGCGCGAGTTATCTGGCCCTCGCGTACCTGA
- a CDS encoding MauE/DoxX family redox-associated membrane protein yields the protein MNAAVLVLRLLVGGMLLAAGLLKVGHAANLAASIAGFRLLPAGVVGPLALALPFIEILLGAYLVAGLFTRVTAWIVAAQFFVYAAAVASAVLRHLPANCGCFGPGDAAVADWPHVAFDCLFGAAAIFIAFGAPGPLALDRKLRAA from the coding sequence GTGAACGCTGCGGTTCTGGTGCTCCGCCTGCTTGTGGGCGGAATGCTGCTCGCTGCCGGGCTGCTGAAGGTCGGTCACGCTGCGAATCTGGCGGCCAGCATCGCGGGCTTTCGCCTGCTGCCTGCGGGTGTCGTGGGGCCGCTCGCGCTGGCCTTGCCTTTTATCGAGATCCTGCTCGGCGCCTATTTGGTCGCCGGGCTCTTTACCCGTGTCACCGCCTGGATCGTCGCGGCTCAGTTCTTCGTTTACGCGGCCGCGGTCGCGTCGGCCGTTCTCCGTCACCTTCCGGCGAACTGCGGCTGCTTTGGGCCCGGCGATGCTGCGGTTGCGGATTGGCCGCACGTCGCGTTCGATTGCCTGTTCGGCGCGGCGGCGATCTTCATCGCCTTCGGCGCGCCCGGTCCGCTTGCGCTCGATCGAAAGCTGCGCGCCGCATGA
- a CDS encoding zf-HC2 domain-containing protein, which translates to MNQLHPTPEEIVDYLHGELSPARDAAIYAHLAGCADCSEIRDSELSLTEMLKAYALADERELPAGIVATIRSTVHDKRPSLWEQLSAVFRPAVAVPVAIAIAAFIYFGFRLAHGPAAASTIDASYYVESHAALSSTTPLSQDEPIPGALRDDDQSH; encoded by the coding sequence ATGAATCAGCTTCACCCGACGCCTGAAGAGATCGTCGATTACCTGCACGGGGAGCTTTCGCCGGCGCGCGATGCTGCGATTTACGCGCATCTCGCCGGCTGCGCCGACTGTTCCGAGATTCGCGATTCCGAGCTGTCGCTCACCGAGATGCTGAAGGCATACGCACTCGCCGACGAGCGCGAGCTCCCCGCTGGCATCGTCGCAACGATTCGCAGCACGGTGCACGATAAGCGCCCCTCGCTCTGGGAGCAGTTGAGCGCGGTCTTCCGGCCGGCCGTCGCCGTTCCGGTTGCGATCGCGATCGCCGCCTTCATCTATTTCGGCTTTAGGCTCGCGCACGGGCCCGCGGCCGCGTCGACGATCGATGCGTCGTACTACGTCGAGAGCCACGCGGCGCTCAGCAGCACGACGCCGCTCTCTCAAGACGAACCCATCCCGGGGGCATTGAGGGACGATGATCAATCGCATTAA